A region from the Nonlabens sp. YIK11 genome encodes:
- a CDS encoding RICIN domain-containing protein, which translates to MKKITSLKLLMASLLFGVYASGFSQVIEDGTYAIFSSVNNEAVTAPNQPDFDAQMTSPSDTDPIQQWVFTHQGDDIYQIQNVGTGNYLGIKDNWCGQFGDVQAKFASTDTNINFKLIPGQLPGSYLFTVAFTDCGFGSTNSPVRAFDIEGGAAGGQLQTFDNDPTNANQQFFIIDPSKLGPSGQIIPNGNYAILNENLNQTVTAPNSPDFDAFMTDPDALDDAQIWTFTHQGNDEYQIQNVATGNYLGMKDNWCGQFGDVRASFSASDNNIDFKLVQSDAAGAYNFQVAHTSCGFGSVNSPIRAWDVENGVAGGQIQTFDSASDNVNQQFKTVEPSVLNTPEIKVTMASVFYNPETGLNINFNENLNSPKVQIFDLQGRMTNSFDSSSISQNTVLDVSNLKTGLYLVRILNSDESVQVTKIVVE; encoded by the coding sequence ATGAAAAAAATTACTTCATTAAAATTATTAATGGCATCATTACTATTTGGTGTCTATGCCTCTGGTTTTTCCCAGGTGATAGAAGATGGTACATATGCGATTTTTTCATCTGTAAATAACGAGGCTGTAACAGCACCTAATCAACCTGATTTTGACGCACAAATGACGTCTCCCAGCGATACTGATCCCATTCAGCAATGGGTCTTCACACATCAAGGTGATGATATTTATCAAATACAAAATGTAGGAACTGGAAATTATTTAGGGATAAAAGACAACTGGTGTGGACAATTTGGAGATGTTCAGGCAAAATTTGCCAGTACCGATACGAACATTAACTTTAAATTGATACCTGGTCAATTGCCAGGCAGTTATCTTTTTACCGTCGCTTTTACAGATTGCGGGTTCGGTTCCACTAATTCTCCAGTACGTGCATTTGATATTGAAGGTGGAGCCGCTGGAGGTCAATTGCAGACTTTTGATAATGATCCAACTAATGCCAATCAGCAATTTTTTATCATAGACCCTAGCAAATTAGGACCATCAGGCCAGATCATTCCTAATGGTAACTATGCTATCCTTAACGAGAATCTTAATCAAACGGTCACAGCTCCTAATTCTCCAGATTTTGATGCATTCATGACTGATCCAGACGCATTAGACGATGCACAAATATGGACTTTTACTCATCAAGGTAATGATGAATATCAAATTCAAAACGTTGCGACTGGCAATTATCTGGGAATGAAAGACAATTGGTGTGGTCAATTTGGAGATGTGCGTGCTTCTTTTAGCGCGAGCGATAACAATATTGATTTCAAACTTGTACAGTCAGATGCAGCAGGTGCGTATAACTTTCAAGTAGCTCACACGAGCTGTGGTTTTGGTTCGGTAAACAGTCCTATTCGTGCTTGGGATGTAGAAAATGGTGTAGCTGGTGGTCAAATTCAAACGTTTGACAGTGCTTCAGATAATGTCAATCAACAGTTTAAAACAGTAGAACCATCTGTTTTGAATACTCCAGAAATTAAAGTGACAATGGCATCTGTGTTCTATAACCCTGAAACTGGATTGAATATCAACTTTAATGAAAACTTGAATAGCCCAAAGGTGCAGATTTTTGATCTTCAAGGTAGAATGACGAACAGTTTTGATTCTTCAAGCATTTCTCAAAACACTGTGTTGGATGTAAGTAATCTAAAGACAGGACTTTATCTAGTTCGTATTTTGAATAGCGATGAATCTGTTCAAGTGACAAAAATTGTTGTAGAATAA
- a CDS encoding glycoside hydrolase family 30 protein gives MTLKMIILKRTVVFLTVITLITSCDYDDSTALNTIDTTSNNGQVTAFLTTPDQNSLVQELPDKFEFSTEVRSDLVITIDENDIRQEVEGFGAALTGSSAFLLNNNQEALNTLFAQDQLNLSYLRLTVGSSDFTKIGNYSYNETGGAPDPTLSLFSLEQDMIDDNPIIPVAQQILSIDSEIKFMSSPWSAPAWMKSNNSLENGFLLASNYSVYARYWEMYLEGYKNAGIEIDAITPQNEPLFATDDYPTMFMSAQMQATFIGQHLGPRLAANTTVSPKIISYDHNFFVGEDPDYPTTVLSNPLAAQYTNAVAYHAYGGQPSDIDAFRDVYPDAEIYFTEQSGIRTGNTTFGGELNFFLKNVFIGTLRRGAKAILLWNLALDENSGPTNGGCDICTGVIEVSSSGAIRKNPEFYILSHFSKFVQSGAVVINSTQVEGQLLNVAFKNPDGSKVLVLYNDSGLSGQDIRVDIEMNGQRFNYAVPNGSLTTFTWD, from the coding sequence ATGACATTGAAAATGATTATTTTAAAACGTACCGTGGTATTCTTAACGGTAATCACGCTTATAACTAGCTGTGATTATGATGATAGCACCGCTTTAAATACAATAGATACCACTAGCAATAATGGTCAGGTCACTGCATTTTTGACCACACCAGATCAAAATTCTTTAGTACAGGAATTACCTGATAAGTTTGAATTCTCCACTGAAGTGCGCAGTGATTTAGTTATCACAATTGATGAAAATGACATCAGACAAGAGGTTGAAGGTTTTGGTGCTGCACTGACTGGTTCATCTGCCTTTCTCTTGAACAACAATCAGGAGGCTTTGAACACCTTGTTTGCTCAGGATCAATTGAACTTAAGTTACTTGAGGTTGACTGTTGGTTCTTCTGATTTTACTAAGATTGGCAATTATTCGTACAATGAGACTGGAGGTGCGCCAGATCCTACACTGTCTCTATTTTCCTTGGAACAGGATATGATAGACGATAATCCGATCATTCCAGTTGCTCAACAAATACTAAGTATCGATAGCGAGATCAAATTCATGAGCTCTCCATGGAGTGCTCCAGCCTGGATGAAGAGCAATAATTCTTTGGAAAACGGCTTTCTGTTGGCATCAAATTACTCTGTGTATGCCCGTTATTGGGAAATGTATCTAGAAGGCTATAAAAATGCTGGTATTGAAATAGATGCCATTACACCGCAAAATGAACCTTTGTTTGCTACAGATGATTATCCTACGATGTTTATGAGTGCTCAAATGCAGGCAACCTTTATAGGTCAGCACTTGGGGCCTCGATTAGCGGCTAATACTACTGTCTCTCCAAAAATAATATCCTATGATCATAATTTCTTTGTTGGGGAAGATCCGGATTATCCTACCACAGTGTTATCAAATCCGTTAGCGGCACAGTATACCAATGCTGTTGCTTACCACGCGTATGGTGGTCAACCATCAGACATTGATGCCTTTAGAGATGTCTATCCAGATGCAGAAATATATTTTACCGAACAATCTGGCATACGCACTGGAAATACAACATTTGGAGGAGAACTTAACTTCTTTTTGAAAAATGTATTCATCGGTACATTGCGCAGAGGTGCAAAGGCGATTTTGTTATGGAACCTAGCTTTGGACGAAAACAGCGGGCCGACAAATGGTGGTTGTGATATCTGCACAGGCGTTATCGAGGTTAGCTCTTCGGGAGCTATTAGAAAAAATCCAGAATTCTACATACTTAGTCATTTCTCAAAATTTGTTCAATCTGGAGCGGTAGTTATCAATTCAACACAAGTGGAAGGACAACTTCTCAATGTCGCATTTAAAAATCCTGATGGCTCTAAAGTACTGGTGTTATATAATGATTCTGGATTGAGTGGTCAGGATATTAGGGTAGATATAGAAATGAATGGGCAGCGTTTTAATTATGCAGTTCCCAACGGCAGCCTCACCACATTTACATGGGATTAG
- a CDS encoding SusE domain-containing protein, which yields MKIFKYLTLIFLSTMVLSSCEDEEDNLDELKAFTISAAELSYPSENASIALNLEQAQSNIEFSWNPATTDSGFLVTYEFLLVEDGADLSDPLYSSASAESGKATYISIPQERLDEALSNAGLNSGESMDLSWAVVASAQQNSEISLRTISMTRFDFPETPEKLYIAGTATEVGDNPENGILLRRLFNANGDPINKYEGYTSLNSSGTFSFYGFQNRSLVFGGSNGTISAGGDPISPERTTTYRIRVDFINSTYELQPITWSIVGNVITNGWGGDVPMTYQGNGTWALTYEFIDADAGDPNDRFIFRANQDWGFVIKKLVGSNEVLAEDIANNQGITVDDIPLSQLGQATVTLNLSGQQPVYSINN from the coding sequence ATGAAAATATTCAAGTACCTAACACTGATTTTTTTGTCAACGATGGTATTGTCTTCTTGCGAAGATGAGGAGGACAACCTAGACGAACTTAAGGCTTTCACTATTAGTGCTGCTGAATTGTCTTATCCTTCAGAGAATGCATCAATTGCATTGAATTTAGAACAAGCACAGTCAAATATTGAATTCTCATGGAATCCCGCAACCACAGATTCTGGGTTTCTTGTAACCTATGAATTTCTACTGGTAGAAGATGGAGCAGATTTATCTGATCCTTTATATAGTTCCGCTTCCGCGGAAAGCGGTAAAGCCACATACATTAGCATACCTCAAGAACGATTAGACGAGGCACTTAGTAATGCAGGTTTGAATTCTGGCGAGTCAATGGATCTGTCCTGGGCAGTTGTCGCATCTGCACAACAAAACAGTGAGATATCATTAAGAACGATCTCAATGACACGTTTTGATTTTCCAGAAACACCAGAAAAACTGTACATAGCAGGAACAGCAACTGAGGTAGGTGACAATCCTGAAAATGGGATTCTTCTACGTCGTCTTTTTAATGCAAATGGAGATCCTATTAATAAGTACGAGGGCTATACTTCATTGAACTCTTCTGGAACATTTAGCTTTTACGGCTTTCAAAATAGATCATTAGTGTTTGGTGGTAGCAATGGAACTATAAGTGCTGGTGGTGACCCTATATCGCCAGAACGAACCACTACCTACAGGATTAGGGTCGACTTTATAAACAGTACCTATGAGTTGCAACCTATCACCTGGAGTATAGTTGGAAATGTGATCACTAATGGTTGGGGCGGCGATGTTCCTATGACCTATCAGGGAAATGGAACATGGGCCTTAACCTATGAATTTATTGATGCTGACGCTGGCGACCCTAACGACCGTTTCATTTTTAGAGCTAATCAAGATTGGGGCTTTGTAATCAAAAAGCTTGTAGGTAGCAATGAAGTATTAGCCGAAGATATTGCTAATAACCAAGGAATTACAGTCGACGATATCCCATTATCCCAATTAGGACAAGCTACGGTCACGCTCAATCTTTCAGGCCAGCAGCCGGTTTATTCCATTAACAATTAA
- a CDS encoding glycoside hydrolase family 3 N-terminal domain-containing protein codes for MSHCKLYIFILIALVCNFSKSQTVTYSNAEIRSLIEKMTIEEKVGQMAQITLDVITKGKNEMESDEPLELDPALVKKAIVDYKIGSVLNTANNRARTRDKWHEVIGQLQQVAKEDTRLKIPILYGIDAIHGTTYTAGATFFPQQIGLAATWNPEIAKTAAEITAYETRASGIPWNFSPVLDLGRDPRFPRIWESFGEDPYLASVFGEKMVMGYEGNKSSTAIDKFHVSSCLKHFLGYSVPTNGKDRTPAIISNIQLEELHIPPFQRAIEAGASSIMINSGIINGVPVHANKELLTGLLKERLNFKGLVVTDWKDIENLHERDKVAATMKEAVMMSVNAGVDMSMIPYNFDFCKHLVELVNEGKVDMSRIDDAVERILNLKNKLGLFDVSLFAKAEYPKFASTEFQEMAYQASLESITLLKNENAILPLSKSKKVLVAGPNSNSMRTLNGGWSYSWQGEKVEEFAQGYNTILEAITNQLGADNVIHKEGVSYDHEGKYWEEKDIDINAAVEASQTVDVIILCLGENSYTEKPGDLHDLEISQNQIDLAKALAKTGKPMVLVLNEGRPRLIGEIEPHMSAIIQTYLPGNYGADALATLLYGEANFSGKLPYTYPLYSNSLVNYNYKPSESQNKMDGVYDYESDFAIQYPFGYGLSYTTFDYSDLRTDKNDYDVDDEIKVSVKVTNTGNRVGKEVVQLYTSDLYASITPDTKRLKRFKKVEIKPGESQRVEFILKAEDLAFVNQNLQWTVEQGDFEIVISDHSKTINLSKTETITN; via the coding sequence ATGTCACACTGTAAGCTATACATATTCATACTCATTGCTCTGGTCTGCAATTTCTCAAAATCCCAGACGGTCACCTATTCAAATGCTGAAATACGATCCTTGATAGAGAAAATGACCATCGAGGAAAAAGTAGGTCAAATGGCGCAAATTACCCTAGATGTTATCACGAAGGGGAAAAATGAGATGGAAAGCGATGAACCGCTGGAATTGGATCCCGCGTTAGTAAAAAAGGCAATAGTTGATTACAAGATAGGTTCTGTTCTCAATACAGCAAATAATAGAGCAAGAACTAGAGATAAGTGGCACGAGGTAATAGGTCAGCTACAACAGGTAGCTAAAGAAGATACACGCCTTAAAATACCGATACTTTATGGTATCGATGCCATTCACGGCACTACGTATACAGCAGGAGCTACCTTTTTTCCACAACAGATAGGACTTGCGGCTACATGGAATCCAGAAATTGCAAAAACCGCGGCGGAAATTACCGCTTATGAAACCAGAGCTTCTGGAATTCCTTGGAATTTCTCTCCTGTACTTGATTTAGGCCGTGACCCTAGATTCCCTAGAATTTGGGAGAGTTTTGGAGAAGACCCTTATCTGGCTTCCGTTTTTGGTGAGAAAATGGTAATGGGTTATGAAGGAAACAAATCATCCACAGCAATTGACAAGTTTCACGTGTCTTCCTGCTTAAAACACTTTTTAGGCTATTCAGTGCCTACAAATGGAAAAGACCGCACTCCAGCGATCATATCTAATATACAGTTGGAAGAACTACACATTCCACCATTCCAAAGGGCCATTGAGGCTGGAGCATCCTCTATCATGATCAATTCTGGAATTATCAACGGTGTACCGGTTCATGCCAATAAGGAATTACTTACTGGTTTGTTGAAAGAACGTCTCAATTTCAAAGGACTAGTCGTTACTGACTGGAAGGATATTGAGAACCTTCATGAAAGGGATAAGGTTGCAGCCACAATGAAAGAAGCTGTTATGATGTCAGTAAATGCTGGTGTAGATATGTCCATGATCCCTTACAATTTTGATTTTTGCAAGCATCTTGTAGAACTGGTGAATGAGGGAAAGGTAGACATGAGCCGTATTGATGATGCTGTAGAACGTATTCTTAATCTCAAAAATAAGTTAGGATTGTTTGACGTATCGCTTTTCGCGAAAGCGGAATACCCCAAATTTGCCAGTACAGAATTTCAAGAAATGGCCTATCAGGCTTCACTGGAATCCATCACGTTACTGAAAAACGAAAACGCAATATTACCGCTATCAAAAAGTAAAAAAGTTTTAGTTGCGGGACCAAACAGTAACTCTATGCGCACACTCAATGGTGGCTGGAGCTACTCCTGGCAAGGTGAAAAGGTAGAAGAGTTTGCACAAGGTTACAATACGATTTTAGAGGCGATTACCAATCAACTGGGAGCTGATAATGTAATACATAAGGAAGGTGTCTCTTATGACCATGAGGGCAAATACTGGGAAGAAAAAGACATTGATATAAATGCAGCAGTTGAGGCATCACAGACTGTTGATGTCATTATTTTGTGCCTAGGAGAGAATTCTTATACAGAGAAACCAGGAGACTTACATGATCTTGAAATTTCACAGAATCAAATAGATCTGGCTAAGGCGCTTGCTAAAACAGGCAAACCAATGGTTCTTGTCCTTAATGAAGGACGTCCTAGACTTATAGGTGAGATTGAGCCGCACATGTCTGCTATCATTCAAACCTATTTACCAGGAAACTATGGAGCAGATGCTTTAGCTACACTGTTGTATGGCGAGGCAAACTTTTCAGGAAAGTTGCCATATACATATCCATTGTACAGTAACAGTTTGGTAAACTATAACTATAAACCATCAGAAAGCCAAAACAAGATGGACGGAGTCTATGATTATGAATCTGATTTTGCGATTCAATATCCATTCGGTTACGGCCTAAGTTACACGACGTTTGACTATTCAGATTTAAGAACTGATAAAAATGATTATGACGTTGATGATGAGATCAAGGTATCTGTCAAAGTGACAAATACTGGAAATAGAGTTGGAAAAGAAGTGGTACAGCTCTACACGTCAGATTTATATGCATCTATAACTCCAGACACAAAACGATTGAAGCGATTCAAGAAAGTGGAAATCAAACCTGGAGAATCGCAAAGAGTAGAGTTCATCCTTAAAGCTGAGGATTTAGCATTTGTCAACCAGAATTTACAATGGACTGTGGAACAAGGTGACTTTGAAATTGTCATTAGTGATCACAGTAAAACAATCAACCTATCAAAAACGGAAACAATAACAAACTAA